A window from Hymenobacter volaticus encodes these proteins:
- a CDS encoding aldo/keto reductase: MEYRQLGASGLHVPVLSFGTATFGGGNEFFKAWGSTDVAEARRLLDICLEAGVNFFDTANVYSQGMAEEIFGEALNGRRQEVLIGTKATFPMGEGPNDFGSSRLHLVKACEDSLRRLQTDYIDVYYLHGFDGRTPVQETLRALDDLVQSGKVRYIACSNFSGWHLMKSLSVSERYGWARYIAHQVYYSLINREYEWELMPLALDQGVGAVVWSPLASGRLSGKVRRGQPIPASSRLQQGGGQGPDVPEELQYNIVDVLDELAAETNKSVAQVALNWLLQRPTVTSLVFGARNEEQLRENLGAVGWNLTPEQVARLDKASDTPPIYPYWHQRNLPQLNPLPV; this comes from the coding sequence ATGGAATACAGACAACTAGGAGCATCGGGACTGCACGTACCCGTCCTGAGCTTCGGCACGGCCACTTTCGGGGGCGGCAACGAGTTTTTCAAAGCCTGGGGCAGTACTGATGTAGCCGAGGCGCGCCGCCTGCTGGATATTTGCTTGGAAGCAGGCGTCAACTTCTTCGACACGGCCAACGTCTACTCGCAGGGCATGGCCGAAGAAATTTTTGGGGAGGCGCTAAATGGCCGCCGTCAAGAGGTGTTAATTGGCACCAAAGCCACTTTCCCGATGGGTGAAGGCCCCAACGACTTCGGTTCTTCGCGCCTACACCTAGTCAAAGCCTGCGAGGACAGCCTACGCCGCCTGCAAACCGATTACATCGACGTGTATTATCTGCACGGATTTGATGGGCGCACCCCGGTTCAGGAAACGCTACGGGCACTCGACGACTTGGTGCAGAGTGGCAAAGTACGGTATATCGCCTGCTCCAACTTTTCGGGTTGGCACCTCATGAAGTCACTCTCGGTGTCGGAGCGCTATGGGTGGGCACGCTACATCGCGCATCAAGTGTACTACTCGCTCATCAACCGCGAATATGAGTGGGAGTTGATGCCACTGGCACTGGATCAGGGCGTGGGAGCGGTTGTATGGTCGCCACTGGCAAGTGGGCGCCTCAGCGGTAAAGTGCGGCGGGGCCAGCCTATACCAGCCAGCAGCCGTTTGCAGCAAGGCGGCGGCCAAGGCCCCGACGTGCCGGAAGAACTGCAATACAACATCGTAGACGTACTCGACGAATTAGCGGCCGAAACCAATAAGTCGGTGGCGCAGGTGGCGCTCAACTGGCTGCTGCAACGCCCCACCGTCACGAGCCTGGTGTTTGGCGCCCGAAACGAAGAACAGCTACGCGAAAACCTAGGCGCAGTAGGCTGGAACCTCACACCCGAGCAAGTAGCCCGCCTCGACAAAGCCAGCGACACGCCACCCATCTACCCCTATTGGCACCAGCGCAACTTACCTCAGCTCAATCCGCTGCCGGTGTAA
- a CDS encoding outer membrane beta-barrel family protein has protein sequence MKYLLPIIALLVLRQPLLGQSQAPSAASNATSQGHLTGTVLHATSKQPVEFATVALLNQVSGVVVASSVCDTGGKFSFSKVVAGEYKLSITFVGFETKVVEHIQVGSSGAPKLETILLLPTAQQLGEVKVTGERELIENKADRLVYNAEKDQSNTGGTTADLLKKVPMLSLDPDGNPELRGSTSVRVLINGKPSGMLANNIADALRRLPADQVKSVEVITSPSAKYDAEGSGGIINIILKKNAASGTTGSFTGTVGNMNNSLNTSLNSRRGKLAVTSELGLAAYYNRYRSVIRRTDVLAPAEFAELNQRTFTRNYNQGLTGRLNLDYDLTEKDVLTLGANTELFRYRGTRTVASSYLAPGVLDEVYRRDIEWPYANNRFPSVDVNAGYTHTGKRPRQELSVLGLLSTSVGRQAYFLDQTRGEGIDYRETNVNTSRNRELTLQVDYAQPTDSTGLLEVGSKAILRTAGSDYVIEADSLDGRGLVLVPSRSNQFDYNQDVYAGYLSYGFSLRKVYSFKAGTRVEHTRVTGDFVSTEASVRQQYTNIIPNLLFSRDFGANTAQKLKVSYTRRIQRPSIWLLNPYLNVNNGRSASSGNPNLRAELTDAYELGYSTSHKSSTLNLSGYWRQTNNAIQNVSTTLPARDIFPDDTTNTSVLYNTFQNVARRSTYGLSVTGSTKPNPKWTLNATVNAFYLTVKSPLLNVGNRGLMYNGNLSSAWTFEHGYSFQASMYVNSRRIFLQGNGNGFQTHTLSVKKELFEKKGSLTLNLENPFSRTILFRADLAVPDSYSLRSDTYAYNRAIRLSFNYQFGATSSDPARPRKSIRNDDQKKGEGGS, from the coding sequence GCCAAGCGCCTAGCGCTGCTTCTAATGCGACCAGTCAAGGGCACCTGACAGGTACCGTCCTTCATGCTACTAGCAAGCAGCCTGTTGAGTTTGCTACCGTGGCCTTGCTCAACCAGGTGTCGGGGGTTGTGGTGGCCAGCAGCGTGTGCGATACGGGAGGAAAGTTCTCGTTCTCGAAAGTAGTTGCCGGCGAGTACAAGCTTTCTATCACCTTCGTTGGGTTCGAAACCAAGGTCGTGGAGCATATTCAGGTGGGAAGTAGTGGCGCACCGAAGCTGGAAACCATCTTGCTGTTGCCTACTGCGCAGCAGCTCGGCGAAGTGAAAGTGACTGGAGAGCGGGAGCTTATCGAAAACAAGGCCGACCGCCTGGTCTACAACGCCGAAAAAGACCAAAGCAACACGGGGGGTACCACCGCCGACCTCCTTAAGAAAGTGCCGATGCTCAGCCTAGACCCCGATGGCAACCCGGAATTGCGCGGCTCAACCAGCGTGCGGGTGCTTATCAATGGCAAACCCAGCGGCATGCTCGCCAACAATATTGCCGACGCCCTGCGCCGCCTGCCCGCCGATCAAGTGAAATCGGTGGAAGTTATTACTAGCCCTTCGGCTAAGTATGATGCCGAAGGCTCGGGCGGCATCATCAACATCATCCTGAAAAAGAATGCCGCTTCGGGCACTACGGGCTCTTTTACAGGCACTGTGGGCAATATGAACAACAGCCTCAATACCAGCCTCAACAGCCGTCGCGGCAAGTTGGCCGTAACTTCGGAGCTAGGGCTGGCGGCTTACTACAACCGCTACCGCAGCGTTATCAGACGGACCGACGTGCTGGCGCCCGCCGAGTTTGCCGAACTCAACCAGCGCACCTTTACCCGTAACTACAACCAAGGTCTTACTGGTCGTCTGAATCTCGACTACGACCTCACCGAGAAAGACGTGCTCACGCTTGGCGCTAATACCGAGTTGTTTCGCTACCGCGGCACCCGCACGGTTGCTTCTTCCTACTTGGCTCCGGGCGTACTCGACGAGGTATACCGCCGCGACATCGAGTGGCCGTACGCCAACAACCGCTTTCCGAGCGTGGACGTGAATGCCGGGTACACGCACACCGGCAAGCGGCCGCGGCAAGAACTGAGCGTGCTTGGTTTGCTAAGCACAAGCGTTGGTCGGCAAGCGTATTTTCTAGACCAAACCCGCGGCGAAGGCATCGATTACCGCGAAACCAACGTGAATACCAGCCGCAACCGAGAGCTAACCCTCCAGGTAGATTACGCCCAACCCACTGATAGCACCGGCTTGCTGGAAGTAGGCAGCAAAGCTATTCTGCGCACGGCGGGCAGCGATTATGTTATTGAAGCCGATAGCCTCGATGGCCGGGGCTTGGTGTTAGTCCCTTCCCGCTCCAATCAGTTCGATTACAACCAGGATGTGTACGCGGGCTACCTGTCATATGGCTTTAGTCTGCGCAAAGTGTACAGTTTCAAGGCTGGAACTCGGGTGGAGCACACTCGCGTAACCGGCGACTTTGTAAGCACTGAAGCCAGCGTGCGGCAGCAATACACCAACATTATTCCGAACCTGCTTTTCTCGCGAGATTTCGGCGCCAACACTGCGCAGAAACTGAAAGTCAGCTATACCCGGCGCATTCAGCGGCCCTCAATCTGGCTGCTCAACCCTTATCTGAATGTAAACAACGGCCGTTCGGCTTCCTCCGGCAATCCTAATCTGCGCGCTGAGCTAACCGATGCGTACGAGCTTGGCTACAGCACCAGCCACAAAAGCAGCACCCTGAACTTGTCGGGTTACTGGCGGCAAACCAACAACGCCATCCAAAACGTTTCTACTACGCTGCCTGCCCGTGATATTTTCCCCGACGATACCACCAACACCAGCGTACTCTACAACACGTTTCAGAACGTCGCGCGCCGTTCCACCTACGGGCTGAGCGTGACGGGCTCCACGAAGCCTAACCCAAAGTGGACACTTAATGCTACCGTTAACGCCTTCTACCTGACAGTGAAAAGTCCGCTGCTCAACGTCGGCAACCGGGGCCTGATGTACAATGGCAACTTGTCATCGGCCTGGACGTTCGAGCACGGCTACAGTTTCCAGGCTTCGATGTACGTGAACTCGCGGCGGATATTCCTGCAAGGGAATGGGAATGGCTTCCAGACGCACACCCTGTCGGTGAAGAAGGAATTGTTCGAGAAGAAAGGCAGCCTTACACTCAATCTGGAAAATCCGTTTTCCCGCACCATTCTCTTCCGCGCCGACTTGGCTGTACCGGACAGCTACTCCCTCCGCAGCGACACCTATGCTTACAATCGCGCTATTCGCCTTAGCTTCAACTACCAATTTGGCGCTACCAGCTCCGACCCGGCCCGTCCCCGCAAGAGCATCCGCAACGACGACCAGAAAAAAGGCGAAGGCGGCAGCTAA